The genome window GTACTTCTTGAGCACGATGCGGTCCGGGGTGTTGCGGCGGTTCTTGCGGGTCACATAGGTGTACCCGGTGCCGGCGGTGGACTTCAGCTTGATGATGGGACGTACGTCCTTGTCCTTGGCCAT of Citricoccus sp. K5 contains these proteins:
- the rpmG gene encoding 50S ribosomal protein L33, with product MAKDKDVRPIIKLKSTAGTGYTYVTRKNRRNTPDRIVLKKYDPVARQHVEFREER